The Saccharomonospora cyanea NA-134 genome includes a region encoding these proteins:
- a CDS encoding LamB/YcsF family protein: protein MDVVIDLNSDLGEGFGAWPLGDDEALLDVVTSANVACGFHAGDPSVLRRVTERAAERGVAIGAQVGYRDLAGFGRRFIDMDPHDLANDVIYQIGALDGFARVAGSAVCYVKPHGALYNAVVSHAEQAAAVVEAIRRYDPTLPVLGLPGSELVKQAEEAGLAVVLESFADRAYTPEGTLVSRREPHAVVRDPGEVVERSVRMAVEGAVRAVDGSVLTLRPRSLCVHGDTPGAVDLARRVRKALADAGVSVRSFVAVD from the coding sequence GTGGACGTGGTGATCGACCTCAACAGCGACCTGGGCGAGGGCTTCGGCGCCTGGCCGCTCGGGGACGACGAAGCGCTGCTGGACGTGGTGACCAGCGCCAACGTGGCGTGCGGTTTCCACGCGGGCGATCCGAGTGTGCTACGCCGGGTCACCGAGCGCGCCGCCGAACGTGGTGTGGCGATCGGCGCGCAGGTCGGTTACCGCGACCTGGCCGGGTTCGGTCGCCGCTTCATCGACATGGACCCACACGACCTGGCCAACGACGTCATCTACCAGATCGGCGCGCTCGACGGGTTCGCCCGGGTCGCCGGCTCGGCCGTGTGCTACGTCAAGCCGCACGGCGCGCTCTACAACGCCGTGGTCTCCCACGCGGAGCAGGCCGCCGCCGTGGTGGAGGCGATCCGGCGCTACGACCCCACCCTTCCCGTGCTGGGGCTGCCCGGCTCGGAGCTGGTGAAACAGGCCGAGGAGGCGGGTCTGGCCGTGGTGCTGGAGTCGTTCGCCGACCGCGCCTACACCCCGGAGGGCACGTTGGTGTCGCGCCGCGAGCCGCATGCCGTGGTCCGCGATCCCGGCGAGGTCGTCGAACGCAGCGTGCGCATGGCCGTCGAGGGTGCCGTGCGCGCCGTGGACGGCAGCGTGCTGACGCTGCGCCCCCGGTCCCTGTGCGTCCACGGGGACACACCCGGTGCCGTGGACCTCGCGCGCAGGGTTCGCAAGGCGCTCGCCGATGCGGGCGTCTCGGTGAGGTCTTTCGTCGCAGTCGACTGA